The following coding sequences lie in one Treponema sp. OMZ 790 genomic window:
- a CDS encoding FtsX-like permease family protein, which translates to MENLQIRKLTVFELSKLNIKRKPFRTASLIILTAVLAFSLFAGSFLVKSLKGGMTSLSNRLGADIIVVPQGYDSKIESALLRGEPNSFYFDAEVAERIKKIEGVELASPQLFIATLSAGCCSFPLQIIGIDFDSDFNVKPWLKKQIKLPLLDNQIVVGSNISGDYNSQVKFFNQPFVIAGRLSKTGMGFDNSIFMTIENARKLAKEYERIMQHPVVKDENLISSVMVKINPRYDVKAVAKKIREEFKGEEIYPLISKRMMTNISSSISSLNIYVYILIAILWLLSFIVLAVSFSSIFNERKEEFGMLRIIGSTKKKLFELAVLESLIISMSGAIIGTALSCLIVFLFNRAIVTGMKLPFLNPSFLWTLGCFFLTFVLISVIGPFAALKTMYNFTKKEPALSQF; encoded by the coding sequence ATGGAAAATTTACAGATAAGAAAACTGACAGTATTTGAGCTTTCAAAATTAAACATAAAGAGAAAGCCTTTTAGAACTGCAAGCTTAATTATTCTTACGGCTGTTTTAGCCTTTAGTTTATTTGCAGGCAGCTTTTTGGTAAAAAGTTTAAAAGGGGGAATGACATCCCTTTCAAACCGTCTGGGTGCAGATATTATTGTTGTGCCTCAAGGCTATGATTCAAAAATTGAAAGCGCCTTATTGAGAGGGGAGCCGAATAGTTTTTATTTTGATGCGGAAGTAGCGGAACGCATTAAAAAAATTGAAGGTGTTGAACTTGCATCTCCCCAACTTTTTATTGCAACCCTTTCTGCAGGCTGCTGTTCTTTTCCTTTGCAAATTATCGGTATTGATTTTGATTCCGATTTTAATGTAAAACCTTGGCTTAAAAAACAAATAAAACTTCCTCTTTTAGATAATCAAATTGTGGTTGGAAGTAATATATCGGGAGATTATAATTCTCAAGTAAAATTTTTTAATCAGCCCTTTGTTATTGCAGGACGCTTGAGCAAAACCGGAATGGGATTCGATAATTCTATTTTTATGACAATAGAAAATGCAAGAAAACTTGCAAAAGAGTATGAAAGAATTATGCAGCATCCTGTTGTGAAAGATGAAAATTTGATTTCAAGTGTTATGGTAAAAATAAACCCGAGATACGATGTAAAAGCTGTTGCTAAAAAGATAAGGGAAGAATTTAAGGGAGAAGAAATCTATCCTTTAATATCAAAAAGAATGATGACAAATATATCTTCAAGTATTTCAAGCTTGAATATCTATGTTTATATTCTTATTGCAATCCTATGGCTTCTTTCATTTATAGTTTTGGCGGTTTCTTTTTCTTCGATTTTTAATGAGCGCAAAGAAGAATTCGGAATGTTAAGGATAATAGGAAGCACCAAAAAAAAGTTATTTGAGCTTGCAGTTTTGGAGTCTCTTATTATAAGCATGTCGGGAGCGATTATAGGTACAGCTCTATCGTGTTTGATTGTTTTTTTATTTAACCGGGCAATTGTTACAGGAATGAAGCTGCCTTTTTTAAACCCTTCTTTTCTTTGGACTCTTGGGTGCTTTTTTTTAACATTTGTGCTTATTTCGGTAATAGGCCCCTTTGCAGCCCTTAAAACCATGTACAATTTTACAAAAAAAGAACCGGCCTTATCGCAATTTTAG
- a CDS encoding FMN-binding protein, which translates to MKNYKIILAALCVTCIFSCSKPETTNTLKYKDGVYKAVSSIKDDWGGTAEVEIKIENNKIAECIFLSYEKDGKLKGPDYGKTDGVIKNLGLYKIAQASVLRSAEYGKKLVEAQNIDEVDVIAGASISYKLFKDAVETALKDAKEN; encoded by the coding sequence ATGAAAAATTATAAAATTATTTTGGCTGCACTTTGTGTTACTTGTATTTTTTCTTGTTCAAAACCGGAAACAACGAACACCTTAAAATATAAAGACGGTGTTTATAAAGCTGTTTCGAGTATCAAAGATGATTGGGGCGGAACGGCCGAGGTCGAAATAAAAATCGAAAATAATAAGATTGCCGAATGTATATTTTTGTCTTATGAAAAAGACGGCAAGCTGAAAGGTCCCGATTACGGGAAAACGGACGGTGTTATAAAAAACCTCGGCCTTTATAAGATTGCTCAAGCCTCTGTTTTACGCTCAGCAGAATACGGTAAAAAATTGGTCGAAGCTCAAAACATTGATGAGGTTGATGTAATCGCCGGTGCCTCAATTTCTTATAAACTGTTTAAGGATGCTGTTGAAACTGCATTGAAGGATGCAAAAGAAAATTAA
- a CDS encoding ABC transporter ATP-binding protein: MNILTLTEISKIYGDLKALDKINLTVEEGEWLSIMGPSGSGKTTLMNIIGCMDKPSLGKIDLAGQDISKLSSKELTIVRRDMIGLVFQQFHLVNYLTALENVMMAQYYHSLPDEKEALEALESVGLKERAKHLPNQLSGGEQQRVCIARALINHPKLLLADEPTGNLDEKNEKLVMEIFEKLHNAGSTIIVVTHDPEVADQAERMVVLEHGKIARIEKMSRVRPARGENV, translated from the coding sequence ATGAATATTTTAACCTTAACCGAAATTTCTAAAATATACGGAGATCTTAAAGCCCTCGATAAAATAAATTTAACGGTTGAAGAAGGGGAGTGGCTTTCTATAATGGGGCCTTCGGGTTCAGGTAAAACCACTTTGATGAATATAATCGGCTGTATGGATAAGCCTTCTTTAGGAAAGATTGATTTGGCCGGACAGGACATTTCAAAACTTTCTTCTAAAGAGTTGACCATAGTCAGAAGGGACATGATAGGCTTGGTCTTTCAGCAATTTCATCTTGTAAACTATCTTACAGCTCTTGAAAATGTTATGATGGCCCAATACTATCACAGCCTCCCCGATGAAAAGGAAGCCCTTGAAGCCCTTGAAAGTGTGGGCTTAAAAGAAAGAGCTAAGCACCTTCCCAATCAATTATCGGGCGGAGAGCAGCAGCGCGTCTGTATTGCCCGTGCCCTGATAAATCATCCCAAGCTCCTGCTTGCCGATGAGCCCACAGGAAACCTTGACGAAAAAAACGAAAAACTTGTAATGGAAATTTTTGAAAAGCTTCACAATGCCGGAAGTACAATCATAGTTGTAACTCATGATCCTGAAGTTGCAGATCAGGCTGAACGGATGGTTGTTCTTGAGCATGGTAAGATAGCAAGAATCGAAAAAATGAGCAGGGTAAGACCTGCGCGAGGAGAGAATGTATGA
- a CDS encoding ABC transporter permease: MTKNKMYFKMIISSLVRRRSRMLVALLAIAIGSTVLSGLLTIYYDIPRQMGTVFRSYGANMIFLPSESDTKISKEQIDKIKKEIESEKLVGFAPYIYKPAKVNEQPYMIAATNLINAKNNSPYWLVRGQWPNEKKEVLIGHEISKAIGLSVGDNFIVNTPKPDGDVTVNEFKVSGIVTTGGVEEEFIFMSLEDIKNIIGYNDVFDVIECSIDGNREYLNLIAEKVLKNAEGITPRLVKRVTESQDTVLSKLQALVWIVTIIVLFLTMICVTTTMMAVVVERRKEIGLKKALGASNKSVVIDFLGEAVMLGLMGGILGVGLGYLFANNVSISVFAREVSFPLRLAPFTVISSIVITIVSSLFPVRATVDVDPALVLRGE; encoded by the coding sequence ATGACTAAAAATAAGATGTATTTTAAAATGATAATAAGTTCTTTAGTACGGCGCCGCTCAAGAATGCTGGTAGCCTTGCTGGCTATTGCAATCGGCTCAACCGTTTTATCGGGCTTATTGACTATTTATTACGACATTCCGCGGCAGATGGGAACTGTGTTCCGCTCATACGGAGCGAATATGATATTTCTTCCTTCCGAAAGCGATACAAAAATAAGCAAAGAGCAAATCGATAAAATAAAAAAAGAAATAGAATCGGAAAAACTTGTAGGCTTTGCTCCTTATATCTATAAACCTGCAAAGGTAAACGAGCAGCCCTATATGATAGCCGCAACCAATCTTATAAATGCAAAGAACAATAGTCCCTATTGGCTTGTACGCGGACAATGGCCTAACGAAAAAAAAGAAGTTTTAATCGGCCATGAAATAAGCAAGGCTATAGGTTTATCCGTAGGAGATAATTTTATTGTAAACACTCCTAAGCCTGACGGCGATGTAACCGTAAACGAGTTCAAGGTTTCAGGCATCGTTACTACCGGAGGCGTTGAAGAAGAGTTTATCTTTATGAGTCTTGAAGATATAAAAAATATTATAGGCTATAACGATGTCTTCGATGTAATTGAATGCAGTATTGACGGAAACAGGGAATATCTTAATTTGATTGCCGAAAAAGTTTTAAAAAATGCTGAAGGTATTACCCCCCGTCTTGTTAAGCGTGTTACCGAATCGCAGGATACGGTTTTAAGTAAACTACAAGCCCTTGTTTGGATTGTTACAATCATTGTTTTATTTTTGACTATGATATGTGTAACTACAACCATGATGGCAGTGGTAGTTGAACGGCGAAAAGAAATCGGTTTAAAAAAAGCCTTAGGCGCTTCCAATAAAAGTGTTGTTATAGATTTTTTGGGAGAAGCTGTTATGCTCGGTCTTATGGGCGGTATTTTGGGAGTTGGGCTCGGCTACTTATTTGCAAATAATGTAAGTATAAGCGTCTTTGCAAGAGAGGTTTCCTTTCCTTTAAGACTGGCTCCCTTTACCGTTATTTCTTCCATAGTCATCACCATTGTTTCTTCCCTCTTTCCCGTAAGGGCAACTGTGGATGTGGATCCGGCTCTTGTTTTGCGCGGAGAATAA
- a CDS encoding ABC transporter permease: MFWRMIAGSLFRQKGKMVMIAFTIALGASLSTSMLNTMLGVGDKVNQELKTYGANINVAHKESSLLDDIYGEESGNTKKFLKEDELYKIKTIFWAYNIVDYAPFLNVQVDYEGADKPVRLSGTWFDFTIDLHTGQEVITGIRRMRTWWEVNGNWVSDDDNSSCMVGSLFAGRNNIRVGDEIKLTSAAASKTLKVSAIFNSGSNEDEVIFTTLHTAQEFLGKTNVCESIEVSALTTPDNDLARKAARSPLSLTIKEMEIWYCTAYVSSICYQIQEVITDAVAKPIRQVAESEGAILNKTTMLMLLITILSLIASALGISNLVTASVMDRRAEIGLKKAIGASNIAVTVSVLTEVMVIGIIGGSAGYFIGLGLTQIIGRSVFGSAIPPAPMVIPIVVLIIFLITLLGSLPSVKYLLKLNPTEVLHGK; the protein is encoded by the coding sequence ATGTTTTGGAGAATGATAGCCGGCTCCCTTTTTAGGCAAAAAGGAAAAATGGTAATGATAGCTTTTACGATTGCCTTAGGAGCAAGCCTTTCAACTTCTATGCTTAACACAATGCTGGGTGTAGGAGATAAGGTAAACCAAGAACTTAAAACCTATGGAGCCAATATTAATGTTGCTCATAAGGAATCTTCTCTTTTAGATGATATTTACGGGGAAGAATCCGGAAATACAAAAAAATTTTTAAAAGAAGATGAATTGTATAAGATTAAAACCATATTTTGGGCGTACAATATTGTCGATTATGCGCCTTTTTTAAATGTGCAAGTTGACTATGAGGGGGCGGATAAGCCTGTCCGCTTGTCTGGTACATGGTTCGATTTTACGATAGACTTGCATACCGGGCAGGAGGTTATAACCGGAATAAGAAGAATGCGTACCTGGTGGGAGGTAAACGGAAATTGGGTTTCGGATGATGATAATTCTTCCTGTATGGTAGGAAGTCTTTTTGCCGGAAGAAACAATATTAGGGTAGGGGATGAGATAAAACTGACAAGCGCCGCAGCCTCTAAAACCTTAAAGGTCTCTGCAATCTTTAATTCGGGAAGCAATGAAGATGAGGTAATTTTTACTACCTTGCATACGGCACAAGAATTTTTAGGAAAGACAAATGTTTGTGAAAGCATCGAGGTAAGTGCCTTGACAACTCCCGACAATGATTTGGCAAGAAAGGCTGCAAGAAGCCCTTTAAGTCTAACGATAAAGGAAATGGAAATATGGTATTGTACCGCCTATGTAAGCAGCATTTGTTATCAGATTCAGGAAGTTATAACCGATGCGGTTGCAAAGCCGATAAGACAGGTGGCCGAATCGGAAGGGGCTATTTTAAATAAAACAACCATGCTCATGCTTTTAATTACGATTTTAAGTTTGATAGCTTCGGCCCTAGGTATTTCAAACTTGGTAACGGCAAGTGTTATGGATAGAAGGGCCGAAATCGGTTTAAAAAAAGCTATCGGGGCAAGCAATATTGCAGTTACCGTTTCGGTTTTAACCGAGGTTATGGTGATAGGAATTATCGGAGGCTCTGCCGGATATTTTATAGGTTTGGGCTTAACACAGATAATAGGCCGAAGCGTTTTCGGTTCTGCAATTCCTCCGGCTCCAATGGTCATTCCTATTGTGGTGCTTATTATTTTTTTGATTACCCTTTTGGGAAGTCTTCCGTCGGTAAAATATTTATTAAAACTAAACCCCACAGAAGTTTTACACGGAAAATAA
- a CDS encoding Fe-S-containing protein produces the protein MIPVSIFFLILIVLLLFKAKTSFVYENIFSTAVFLYTASTIFYYLPVIITLSTTLVNYGESAVSTLVLYRLIGYLLGIVFIILASLSIYKTLIKLSDIELKVTVTASLCIFGITQIVVIIQRLYSLRIIPRNDFIFWFIATVVNNGNFFIFAVIVFIMFAPILLWKKNIKITEAYNNNAELRKIKAKKRNAKRWARFSLSLLLISIFSLSVLRFYVDREVPLSPPENYTIEDGMAVISLEQLEDDKLHRYEYITEEGISMRFIAIKKSEGAYGVGLDACDICGPSGYFERNNEVICKLCDVVMNKATIGFPGGCNPVPIPYIVHAGNIKIKISDLESEAHRFK, from the coding sequence ATGATTCCCGTCAGTATCTTCTTTTTAATTTTAATTGTTCTTTTATTGTTCAAAGCAAAAACTTCGTTCGTGTATGAAAATATTTTTAGTACAGCCGTTTTTTTATATACGGCCTCAACAATATTTTATTATCTTCCCGTTATAATAACTCTTTCGACAACCTTGGTTAATTACGGTGAAAGTGCCGTAAGCACCCTTGTTCTATACAGACTTATAGGCTACTTACTTGGAATAGTTTTTATTATTCTTGCAAGTCTTTCGATTTATAAAACCTTGATAAAACTATCCGATATCGAATTAAAAGTTACCGTAACAGCCTCTCTTTGTATTTTCGGAATAACTCAAATTGTCGTGATTATACAACGCCTGTATTCTTTAAGGATAATTCCGCGGAATGATTTTATTTTTTGGTTTATTGCAACAGTGGTAAATAACGGAAACTTTTTTATATTTGCAGTTATTGTGTTTATAATGTTTGCTCCGATTCTTTTATGGAAAAAAAATATTAAAATTACCGAAGCATATAATAATAATGCCGAATTAAGAAAGATAAAAGCAAAAAAACGGAATGCAAAAAGATGGGCTCGATTTTCTTTAAGCCTTTTATTGATTTCGATTTTTTCTTTATCCGTTTTACGTTTTTATGTGGATAGGGAAGTTCCCTTATCTCCGCCTGAAAATTATACAATCGAAGACGGTATGGCTGTTATTTCTTTAGAACAGCTGGAGGACGATAAACTTCACCGCTATGAATATATAACGGAAGAAGGAATCAGTATGCGCTTTATTGCCATAAAAAAAAGTGAAGGTGCGTATGGGGTAGGTCTTGATGCCTGCGATATCTGCGGCCCCAGCGGTTATTTTGAAAGGAATAATGAAGTAATATGCAAACTTTGCGATGTAGTTATGAATAAGGCTACCATAGGTTTTCCCGGAGGATGTAATCCTGTTCCGATTCCTTATATTGTGCATGCCGGGAATATCAAAATAAAAATATCCGACCTTGAGTCTGAGGCTCATCGTTTTAAATAA
- a CDS encoding iron transporter, protein MKKTLSCIFALLAIAFVITSCEKKPADQGMTAAPAADKMAAPTPEAEGAAGFDEFPIGDEQDAGILTVAGVYFQPVDMEPAGNSLSKNEADCHMEADIAANDKGAALGYGKGDFVPYLHVKAYIQKVGSSKVQEVAFMPMNASDGPHYGANVKFEEGLGKYNIKFEIKAPGNDYLIHVDKETGVTGRFWTEPIVVEWKDFEWTGPQW, encoded by the coding sequence ATGAAAAAAACTTTATCTTGTATTTTTGCATTGCTTGCAATTGCTTTTGTAATTACATCATGCGAAAAGAAACCGGCAGATCAGGGCATGACAGCTGCTCCTGCCGCAGACAAAATGGCAGCTCCTACACCCGAAGCAGAAGGTGCTGCAGGATTTGACGAGTTCCCCATCGGCGATGAGCAGGATGCAGGAATATTAACGGTTGCAGGTGTTTATTTTCAGCCTGTAGATATGGAACCTGCCGGTAACAGCTTATCTAAGAATGAAGCTGACTGCCACATGGAAGCCGATATTGCAGCTAATGACAAAGGCGCTGCATTGGGGTACGGAAAAGGCGACTTTGTTCCTTACCTCCATGTTAAGGCTTACATCCAAAAAGTAGGTTCTTCAAAGGTACAGGAAGTTGCATTTATGCCGATGAACGCCAGTGACGGACCTCACTATGGTGCTAACGTAAAATTTGAAGAAGGCTTAGGTAAGTACAATATCAAATTTGAAATTAAAGCACCGGGAAATGATTATCTTATCCATGTCGATAAAGAAACAGGTGTTACCGGACGCTTCTGGACGGAACCCATCGTTGTTGAATGGAAAGATTTTGAATGGACAGGACCTCAGTGGTAA
- a CDS encoding FTR1 family protein, producing the protein MLNKSYKKISFLLIFSLCLFSLFAKEKEDLSSWTKIVEKMEIHLNNAYELYTQGKAKEAYDEVNAAYFRYYESKGMEKITMSYLSGARKTAVENAFYEYRKNVKNDTDSEMIKAHKDALIAMLYHDAAELDGTSNNKGGSGKSAAVATFISCFVLVLREGLEAILVIAAIIAYLVKTGKKKYISSVYIGALAGILISIVLAFLFGLLAGAQSGIAQEIFEGIGMFVAVIVLFYVSNWMISKSETEAWERYIQKKVESSVSTGNKWVLIFAAFIAVAREGAELILFFQGVPVQGASGQRAMILAVVLSAVILIAVFLAFRFLSVKLPLKPFFTVTSILMYILCFSFTGKGVSELQAAGVVGKTIIPWMQNFELDFLGIYATYESLIPQIIVLITIIVFSSLYVKKNKKILAELKKKEEGKE; encoded by the coding sequence ATGTTAAATAAAAGTTATAAAAAGATTTCATTCCTCTTGATTTTTTCTCTTTGCCTTTTTTCTCTTTTTGCAAAAGAAAAAGAAGATTTAAGCTCTTGGACAAAAATAGTCGAAAAAATGGAAATCCATCTAAACAATGCTTACGAATTATATACACAGGGAAAAGCAAAGGAAGCCTATGATGAGGTAAATGCCGCATATTTTAGATATTACGAATCTAAGGGAATGGAAAAAATAACGATGAGTTATCTTTCCGGAGCGCGTAAAACGGCTGTCGAAAATGCTTTCTATGAATACAGAAAAAATGTAAAAAACGATACTGACAGTGAAATGATAAAAGCTCATAAGGATGCTCTTATTGCAATGCTCTATCATGATGCAGCAGAGTTGGACGGCACTTCAAATAACAAGGGCGGAAGCGGAAAATCTGCCGCTGTTGCGACCTTTATTTCATGTTTTGTGCTTGTGCTGCGTGAAGGCTTGGAAGCGATTTTGGTTATAGCGGCTATTATTGCCTATCTTGTAAAAACCGGAAAAAAGAAGTATATCTCTTCCGTTTATATAGGAGCTCTTGCAGGTATATTGATAAGCATTGTGCTTGCCTTTTTATTCGGGCTATTGGCAGGAGCGCAAAGCGGTATAGCTCAAGAAATTTTTGAAGGCATCGGTATGTTTGTTGCCGTAATAGTTTTATTTTACGTAAGCAACTGGATGATTTCAAAGTCCGAAACGGAAGCTTGGGAAAGATACATTCAAAAGAAGGTTGAATCTTCCGTATCTACCGGCAATAAATGGGTTTTGATCTTTGCTGCCTTTATTGCTGTTGCAAGGGAAGGAGCTGAGCTTATTTTGTTCTTCCAAGGAGTTCCCGTTCAAGGTGCAAGCGGCCAAAGAGCGATGATTTTAGCCGTTGTATTATCGGCAGTAATTTTAATTGCTGTCTTCCTTGCTTTTAGATTTTTAAGCGTAAAGCTGCCTTTGAAGCCCTTTTTTACGGTAACAAGTATTTTGATGTACATACTTTGCTTTTCGTTTACCGGAAAAGGAGTTTCGGAATTGCAGGCTGCCGGAGTTGTAGGTAAAACCATAATCCCGTGGATGCAAAACTTTGAGTTGGATTTTTTAGGCATATATGCAACCTATGAAAGTTTGATACCTCAAATAATTGTTTTAATTACGATTATCGTTTTTTCGAGCTTATATGTCAAAAAAAATAAAAAGATTCTTGCCGAATTAAAAAAGAAAGAAGAAGGCAAAGAATAA
- a CDS encoding ABC transporter ATP-binding protein: protein MLLKTKSLSKAFTRGKTPFFAVKNVDFTIDASDFVFIVGRSGSGKTTFLNLVSGILNPSEGQVLFEGKNLASMSDAEKSFYRNESIGFVPQFLGYLPNLSVFDNVRVPFFLFNRDGDSEGRALSLLDLMDIAHLKDEMPQNLSGGEMKRMLIARALMNSPKLLIADEPTANLDRETSETVMNLLREVNKLGTAVLIVTHDSGILNEDCTIYRMEAGELSGGR, encoded by the coding sequence ATGCTTTTAAAAACAAAATCTCTTTCAAAAGCCTTCACCAGAGGTAAGACTCCTTTTTTTGCCGTAAAAAATGTCGATTTTACGATTGATGCTTCGGATTTTGTATTTATTGTCGGCCGTTCCGGTTCGGGTAAAACCACTTTTTTGAACTTGGTATCCGGTATTTTAAACCCTTCTGAGGGACAGGTTTTGTTTGAAGGTAAGAATCTTGCTTCGATGAGCGATGCCGAGAAGAGCTTTTACCGTAATGAGTCGATAGGTTTTGTTCCTCAATTTTTAGGCTATCTACCTAATCTTTCGGTTTTTGACAATGTACGCGTTCCCTTTTTTTTGTTTAATCGTGACGGTGACAGTGAAGGAAGGGCTTTAAGCCTCTTGGACTTGATGGATATTGCTCATTTAAAAGATGAGATGCCCCAAAATTTATCCGGAGGAGAAATGAAAAGAATGTTAATTGCAAGGGCTCTTATGAATTCTCCTAAATTGCTTATCGCCGACGAGCCTACGGCAAATCTTGACAGGGAAACATCTGAGACGGTTATGAACCTTCTCAGGGAGGTAAATAAATTGGGTACCGCCGTTTTAATTGTAACCCATGATTCCGGAATATTAAATGAAGATTGTACCATTTATAGGATGGAAGCCGGAGAATTGAGCGGAGGACGGTGA
- a CDS encoding DUF4418 family protein, whose amino-acid sequence MKRYIFSALIIIIGLLVLFAPFGFAHVCPPKDGGGFMKCHWMGEAVRLLGGLIALSGFAFFICKKSRFGISVYNIGIGGCLILLQTLVIGTCAHSHMTCNMYTKPVVILLAIALMAVSAVYVFLSRKEKCE is encoded by the coding sequence ATGAAAAGATATATATTTAGTGCTCTCATTATTATAATCGGTTTATTGGTTTTATTCGCTCCATTCGGCTTTGCCCATGTATGCCCTCCAAAGGACGGAGGCGGTTTTATGAAATGCCATTGGATGGGAGAAGCCGTAAGACTTTTGGGCGGCTTGATTGCCTTATCAGGGTTTGCTTTTTTTATCTGTAAAAAATCCCGTTTCGGAATATCCGTTTATAATATCGGAATCGGAGGCTGCCTTATTTTACTTCAAACCCTTGTTATAGGCACTTGTGCACACTCTCACATGACTTGTAATATGTATACAAAGCCTGTAGTTATTTTATTGGCTATTGCTTTAATGGCAGTAAGTGCAGTTTATGTTTTTCTTTCACGCAAAGAAAAATGCGAATAA
- the sdaAB gene encoding L-serine ammonia-lyase, iron-sulfur-dependent subunit beta, with amino-acid sequence MDIFDIIGPVMIGPSSSHTAGAVRIGYLARVLLAEPAVKARVFLHGSFAYTYKGHGTDRAIAAGIMGMKPENERIRNSLTLAKEQGLDISFESIDIPNAHPNTALIEVTGIDGKELSVQGSSIGGGNIVITKINGKPVELSGKSPTLVVEYQDIPGRIAAITSVTAKYKINISQIHIGRDYRGGTATMCLQMDGLSVGPELKEDILQIDHINNVILIQPV; translated from the coding sequence ATGGATATTTTCGATATTATAGGCCCCGTTATGATAGGACCTTCCAGTTCACACACAGCAGGAGCCGTCAGAATAGGATATTTAGCAAGGGTTCTTCTTGCAGAACCTGCGGTAAAAGCAAGGGTTTTCCTGCACGGTTCTTTTGCCTACACCTATAAGGGACACGGTACAGACAGGGCAATTGCAGCAGGCATTATGGGGATGAAGCCTGAAAATGAGCGTATCAGAAACAGCCTCACCCTTGCAAAAGAGCAAGGCTTGGACATTTCTTTTGAATCTATAGATATTCCGAATGCACATCCCAATACCGCCCTGATTGAAGTTACGGGTATTGACGGAAAAGAACTTTCCGTTCAAGGTTCGTCTATAGGGGGCGGGAATATTGTAATTACAAAAATAAACGGAAAACCTGTAGAACTAAGCGGTAAAAGTCCTACACTGGTAGTAGAATATCAGGACATTCCGGGAAGAATAGCTGCAATAACAAGCGTAACCGCAAAATACAAGATAAACATATCTCAAATTCATATCGGACGGGATTACCGAGGCGGAACTGCCACAATGTGCCTTCAGATGGACGGTTTAAGCGTCGGTCCCGAATTAAAGGAAGATATTTTACAAATAGATCACATCAATAATGTAATTTTAATTCAACCGGTATAA
- the sdaAA gene encoding L-serine ammonia-lyase, iron-sulfur-dependent, subunit alpha, whose product MNAKTIEYKKIEDLIQQAAEKSLRISDIILEDQCTVLEETKEHCFERMQEHLNVMLEAIEKGTNPDIRSTSGLTGGDAYKIYERAENGKALCGPLLANGIRMAMAVSELNASMGKIVAAPTAGSCGILPGAIGAVLKTKDVKKEDAVMSLFTAGAIGMVIANTASISGAEGGCQAECGSASAMAAGAIVEMCGGTPEMVGHATAIAIKCILGLVCDPVAGLVEVPCVKRNASGVSLAFTAAELALAGIKSAIPVDEVIIAMKKVGDSMPSSLRETAEGGLACTATGKKLQKEIFGKKL is encoded by the coding sequence ATGAACGCAAAAACAATAGAGTATAAAAAAATAGAAGACCTGATACAGCAGGCAGCCGAAAAATCTTTAAGAATTTCGGATATTATTTTGGAAGATCAGTGCACGGTTCTTGAAGAAACTAAAGAACACTGCTTTGAAAGAATGCAAGAGCATTTGAATGTAATGCTTGAAGCTATCGAAAAAGGAACAAACCCCGATATCCGCTCGACAAGCGGTCTTACGGGAGGCGATGCCTATAAAATATATGAAAGAGCAGAAAACGGCAAGGCCCTCTGCGGCCCCCTCCTTGCAAACGGCATAAGAATGGCTATGGCTGTTTCGGAATTAAACGCCTCAATGGGAAAAATAGTCGCAGCCCCAACAGCAGGCTCCTGCGGTATTCTTCCGGGTGCAATTGGGGCAGTCCTCAAAACAAAGGATGTAAAAAAAGAAGACGCCGTTATGTCTCTTTTTACGGCCGGAGCTATCGGCATGGTTATAGCCAATACGGCTTCTATTTCGGGAGCTGAGGGCGGTTGTCAAGCAGAATGCGGCTCGGCTTCTGCAATGGCAGCAGGGGCTATCGTAGAGATGTGCGGCGGAACTCCTGAAATGGTAGGGCATGCAACGGCCATTGCAATTAAATGTATCCTAGGCCTCGTATGCGACCCCGTAGCAGGCTTGGTTGAAGTGCCTTGTGTAAAACGGAATGCCTCAGGCGTAAGCCTTGCTTTTACGGCAGCAGAACTTGCCCTAGCCGGAATAAAAAGCGCCATCCCCGTAGACGAGGTTATAATAGCCATGAAAAAAGTCGGAGACTCCATGCCCTCTTCTTTAAGGGAAACAGCTGAAGGCGGCCTCGCCTGTACAGCCACAGGCAAAAAACTTCAAAAAGAAATATTCGGAAAAAAACTGTAA